A region of Saimiri boliviensis isolate mSaiBol1 chromosome 8, mSaiBol1.pri, whole genome shotgun sequence DNA encodes the following proteins:
- the AHSG gene encoding alpha-2-HS-glycoprotein yields the protein MKSLVLLLCLAQLWGCHSAPQGQVLHYRQLNCDDPETEEAALAAVDYINQNLPSGYKHTLNQIDKVTVWPRRPFGEVFEMEIDTLETTCHALDPTPVANCSVRQLTEHAVEGDCDFRLLKLNGQFSVVYAKCDSSPDSAEDVRKVCQDCPLLAPLNDTRAVHAADAALAAFNAQNNGSIFQLEEISRVQLVPLPPSTYVEFTMSAPDCVAKEATEEATCNPLAQKQYGFCKATLTEKLNREEVAVTCTVFQSQPVAPQPQPEGAEAAGLSLDVLPPLSCGEAASPQASPPFRLEHPLVRSLHPAHYDLRHIFMGVASMESASGEAGHLRKTRAVGAAAGPAVPLCPGRIRHFKV from the exons ATGAAGTCCCTCGTCCTGCTCCTTTGTCTTGCTCAGCTGTGGGGCTGCCACTCAGCCCCACAAGGCCAAGTGCTGCATTATAGACAACTGAACTGCGATGATCCAGAAACAGAGGAAGCAGCTCTGGCAGCTGTAGACTATATCAATCAAAACCTTCCTTCAGGATACAAACACACCTTGAACCAAATTGATAAAGTAACCGTGTGGCCTCGG CGGCCCTTCGGAGAGGTGTTTGAGATGGAAATAGACACTCTGGAGACCACCTGCCATGCGCTGGACCCCACCCCTGTGGCAAACTGTAGCGTGAGACAGCTGACGGAGCAT GCTGTCGAAGGAGACTGTGACTTCCGGTTGTTGAAACTAAATGGCCAGTTTTCCGTGGTCTATGCAAAATGTGATTCCAGTCCAG ACTCTGCCGAGGACGTGCGCAAGGTGTGCCAAGACTGCCCCCTGCTGGCCCCGCTGAACGACACCAGGGCGGTACACGCCGCGGATGCTGCCCTGGCCGCTTTCAACGCTCAAAACAATGGCTCCATTTTTCAGCTGGAGGAAATTTCCCGGGTTCAGCTTGTG CCTCTCCCACCTTCTACCTATGTGGAGTTTACAATGTCTGCCCCTGACTGCGTTGCTAAGGAGGCCACGGAGGAAGCCACGTGCAACCCGCTGGCACAAAAG CAATATGGCTTCTGTAAGGCAACACTCACTGAGAAGCTTAACagagaagaggttgcagtgacctgcaCGGTGTTCCAATCACAG CCCGTGGCCCCACAGCCCCAGCCAGAAGGTGCTGAGGCGGCAGGCCTCTCCCTAGACGTACTTCCACCCCTTTCATGTGGCGAAGCTGCTAGCCCTCAAGCTAGCCCACCTTTTAGGTTGGAACATCCCCTAGTACGCTCGTTGCACCCAGCGCACTACGACCTTCGCCACATCTTTATGGGTGTAGCTTCAATGGAGTCAGCCTCGGGAGAAGCGGGGCACCTCCGGAAAACACGCGCAGTTGGTGCTGCTGCTGGGCCAGCGGTTCCTCTGTGTCCAGGGAGGATCAGACACTTCAAGGTCTAG